One segment of Ignavibacteria bacterium DNA contains the following:
- a CDS encoding prohibitin family protein, producing MNINPPSNPKKILTWILVGFVGLFLFIVVLNMSVTISGGEAGVLFRTFSGGIDRENTYGEGFHIVAPWNDMIVYEVRQQEAKETMAVLSSNGLEISLDVSGWFQPLYNKLPQLHQEKGQEYLDRVVRPALRSATRSVIGRYTPEEIYSSKRDVIQDEIYTETKKILDKQFVQLNEVLVRDITLPGTLKTAIENKLKQEQESLEYEFKLSKAQKEAERQLIDAEGKARANRILSASLTDMILREKGIEATLELARSPNAKIVVVGNKDGMPLILGNQ from the coding sequence ATGAACATCAACCCACCGTCAAATCCAAAGAAGATCCTTACGTGGATCCTTGTTGGGTTTGTTGGACTCTTTCTCTTCATCGTTGTCCTGAACATGTCCGTCACGATCAGTGGTGGCGAGGCGGGCGTTCTATTCCGTACGTTCAGCGGCGGTATCGATCGAGAGAACACCTATGGTGAGGGCTTCCATATCGTTGCTCCGTGGAATGATATGATCGTCTATGAGGTGCGTCAGCAGGAAGCAAAGGAGACCATGGCCGTGCTTTCTTCAAATGGACTTGAGATCTCGCTTGATGTATCGGGTTGGTTCCAGCCCCTTTACAACAAACTCCCACAGTTGCATCAAGAAAAGGGGCAGGAGTATCTCGACCGTGTGGTGCGTCCGGCCCTTCGCTCGGCCACCCGTAGTGTGATCGGCAGATACACACCGGAAGAGATCTACTCTTCGAAACGAGATGTGATCCAGGACGAGATCTACACGGAAACAAAGAAGATCCTGGATAAGCAATTCGTTCAGCTCAATGAAGTACTCGTGCGTGATATTACCTTGCCGGGCACATTGAAGACAGCTATCGAAAACAAACTCAAGCAAGAGCAAGAATCGCTTGAATACGAATTCAAACTCTCCAAGGCGCAGAAAGAAGCCGAACGTCAGCTCATCGATGCCGAAGGCAAGGCTCGCGCTAACCGCATCCTCAGTGCATCGCTCACGGATATGATCTTGCGCGAAAAGGGCATCGAAGCAACACTCGAACTCGCACGTTCGCCGAATGCCAAGATCGTTGTGGTGGGGAACAAGGATGGGATGCCGTTGATACTG
- a CDS encoding lmo0937 family membrane protein, producing MSNLLYYVAVILIIVWAIGYAGFHLGGLVHILLVIALISVILRVISGRRAV from the coding sequence ATGAGTAATCTTCTTTACTATGTTGCTGTCATCCTGATCATTGTCTGGGCCATCGGATATGCCGGCTTCCACCTTGGTGGACTCGTTCACATTCTCCTTGTGATCGCCTTGATCTCTGTGATCCTTCGCGTGATCAGCGGTAGGCGCGCTGTTTGA